From Neomonachus schauinslandi chromosome 12, ASM220157v2, whole genome shotgun sequence, the proteins below share one genomic window:
- the LLCFC1 gene encoding sperm-egg fusion protein LLCFC1 — protein sequence MEGKGRKRCWEAVRAGTGAGEGGGGAGWALGSREGQRQQMGRPMTSLGSQLCKAAFLATILLLLWVKEVKPQKGSLDPNERSQNEKIPSTDQDQEHFEEHFVASSVGEMWQIVDMAQQEDDKTSNTAALRDHLLDLAFCFNLASIMVFL from the exons atggaagggaagggaagaaaacgGTGCTGGGAAGCGGTAAGGGCTGgaacaggggcaggggagggaggcgggggagCCGGCTGGGCACTGGGGAGTAGGGAAGGCCAAAGGCAGCAGATGGGCAGGCCCATGACttccctgggctcccagctctgcaagGCAGCATTCCTGGCCACCATCTTGCTGCTGCTGTGGGTCAAGGAAGTGAAGCCTCAGAAAGGCAGCCTGGACCCCAACGAGAGGAGTCAGAACGAGAAGATACCCTCTACAG ACCAGGATCAAGAGCACTTTGAAGAGCACTTTGTGGCCTCCTCAGTGGGTGAGATGTGGCAGATTGTGGACATGGCCCAGCAGGAAGATGACAAGACTTCAAACACTGCAGCTCTTCGTGACCACCTATTGGACCTAGCCTTCTGCTTCAATCTGGCCAGCATCATGGTTTTTTTATGA